The Pyxidicoccus sp. MSG2 DNA segment TCGCCCCGCGCACGCCCATGGAGCAGATAGTCGCGGACCTCTGGGCGGGCCTGCTGCAGGTGGAACGCGTCGGAGCCCACGACAACTTCTTCGACCTCGGCGGCCACTCCCTCATCGCCACGCAGGTGGCGTCGCGCATCCATGCGCTGGTGCAGGTGGACGTTCCGCTCCAGGAAATCTTCGATGCGCCGACGGTCGAGAAGCTGGCCCGGCGCGTGGAGGAGGCCCGGTCGAAGGTCGACGGCGCGCGCCCGATACCGCCGCTGCTGCCCGCGAGCCGTGACGGAGGGAAGCCGCCGTTGTCCTTCGCGCAGCAGCGCTTGTGGTTCCTGGACCGGCTCGAACCCGGCAGCCCGCTCTACAACATCCCCGCCGCGGTGAAGCTCGCGGGACGCCTCGACGTGCAGGTGCTGGAGCGGTGCTTCGAGGAGATCATCCGCCGGCACGAAGTCCTCCGGACCACGTTCTCCCTGCGTGAGCAGGAGCCTGTCCAGGAGCTCCACTCCGGGGGGCGTCTGTCGATGCAGGTGCGCGACCTCCAGGACCTGCCCGCGCCCGAGCGCGACGCGGAGGTGCTGCGGCTGGCGGCGGAAGAGGCTCGCGCTCCGTTCGACCTGGCGCGCGGTCCACTGCTGCGCGCCCGGCTCCTGCGGCTGGGTGAGCACGAGCACGTGCTGGTGCTGGTGCTGCACCACATCGTCTCGGACGCCTGGTCCACGGGCATCCTGCTCCGCGAGCTGGGAGCGCTCTACCCGGCGTTCTCCGCTGGCGCCCCGTCACCCCTGCCTGAGCTGTTCGTGCAGTACGCGGACTACGCGACCTGGCAGCGGAGCTGGCTGCGCGCGGAGACGCTGGAGTCGGAGCTGGCGTGGTGGAAGGGGCGGCTCGCGGGAGCGCCGGGGGTGATGGAGCTTCCCGTCGACAGGCCGCGCCCGGCCGTGCAGAGCCACCGGGGCGCGCACCAGGTGCAGCGACTGCCGCTGGCGTTGCAGGAGGAAGTCCGCCAGCTCGGTCGCCGCGAGGGAGTCACGCCCTTCATGGTGTTGCTGGCGGCCTTCGACGCACTGCTCTTCCGCTACGTGGGGCAGCAGGACATCGTCGTCGGTACGGATGTCGCGGGTCGCAACCGGCGCGAGGTCGAGGGGCTGATTGGCTTCTTCATCAACCAGCTCGTGCTGCGCACGCAAGTTGAAGCGGGGCTCAGCTTCCGTGAGCTGTTGAAGCGGGTGAGGGACACCACGCTCGAGGCCTATGCGCACCAGGACGTGCCCTTCGAGAAGCTGGTGGAGGCGGTCAATCCCGAGCGGAGCCTGGGACACTCGCCCATCTTCCAGGTGAAGCTGCTCCTGCAGAATGCGCCGGTACCCGAGCTGCGGCTGCCGGGGTTGACGCTCAGCGGGCTCGGCTTCGAGACGGGGACGGCGAAGCTGGACCTCATCGTCGCCCTCACGGAAGGGCCGGAGGGGTTGTCGTGCTTGTGGGAGTACAGCGCGGACCTCTTCGAAGCGACGACGGTGGAGCGGATGGCGGCGGGCTACCGGCGGGTGCTGGAGGCGCTGGTGGCGCGTCCGGAGACGCGGGTGGGAGAGGTGGAGTTGCTGGAGGAGGGAGAGCGGCGGCGGGTGCTGGAGGAGTGGAGCGGGGCGAGGAGGGAAGTGCCAGCGGGCGAGCGCGGGCACGCGCACTTCGAGGCGCGGGCGGAGGCGCGGCCGGAAGCGGTGGCGGTGGAGGAGGCGTCGGGACGTCGCATCCGCTACGGGGAGTTGGAGGAGCGAGCCAACCAGCTGGCGCACCACCTGAAGGGGCTGGGAGTGGGCCCGGAGGTGAGGGTGGGGCTGTGCGTGGAGCGCTCTGCGGAGCTGGTGGTGGGGATGTTGGGGGTGCTCAAGGCCGGGGGGGCGTACGTGCCCATCGACCCGAGCCTGCCGGCGCAGCGGGTGGGGTGGATGCTGGAGGAGGCGGGCATCAGCGTGGTGCTGACGCAGCAGAAGCTGGCGGATGAGCTGGCCTGGCGTGGCGAGGTGTTGGTGTGCCTGGACACGGAGTGGGCGCAGGTGGCGGGGCAGCCCACGACGCGGCCGGGGTGGAAGGGGGACGGGCAGAGCCTGGCGTACGTCGTCTTCACGTCGGGAAGCACGGGCCGGCCCAAGGGGGTGATGGTGAGGCACGGGGGCCTGGCGAACATGGCGAGCGCGGTGGCGCTGGGGCATGGGGTGGGGCCTGAAAGCCGGGTGCTGCAATTCGCGTCGCAGAGCTTCGACGCGTCGGTGGCGGAAGTCTTCTCGACGCTGGCTGCGGGGGCGTGCCTGTGCGTGGCGCCGAAGGAAGAGTTGCTGCCAGGAGGGCCGCTGGAAGAGACGGTGAAGAGGCTGGGAGTGACGGTGGTGACGCTGACGCCGTCGGTGCTGAGGCAGGTGAAGGCGGGAGGGCTGGAGGGGGTGAGGACGCTGATTTCCGCGGGAGAGGCGTGCCCGCCGGAAGTGGTGAGGAGGTGGGGAGAGGGGCGCAGACTCATCAACGCGTACGGGCCGACGGAAGTGACGGTGTGCGCGACGCTGACGCGGGGGGAAGTCAGCGCGGAGCGGGTGAGCATTGGAGAGCCGCTGCCGGGAGCGCGGGTGTACGTGCTGGACGAGAGCCTGAGGCCGGTACCCGTGGGAGTGGCGGGAGAGCTGTACGTGGGAGGCTCAGGCGTGGCGCGAGGCTACCTGGGCCGGCCGGAGTTGACGGCGGAGCGCTTCGTGCCGGACGCGTTTGGCACGGAGGAGGGAGCGCGGCTGTACCGCACGGGAGACGTGGTGAGGTGGGGGCCCCTGGGCGAGTTGGAGTACGTGGGCCGGCGTGACGGGCAGTGGAAGCTGCGAGGGATGAGGCTGGAGGTGGGCGAGGTGGAAGGGGTGCTGAGCGAGTGCCCCGGGGTGAGGGAAGCGGCGGTGGTGGTGAGGGAGGTGGAGGGGGACAAGCGGCTGGTGGCGTACGTGGCCGGGGAGGTGGAGGCGGGCCGGGTGCGCGAGTGGCTGCGAGGGCGACTGCCCGAGTACATGGTGCCGGCCACGTACGTGGTGCTGGAGGCGTTGCCCCTGTCCACCAGCGGGAAGGTGGACCGCAAGAAGTTGCCGGAGCCGGCGGAGTCGGAGCGAGCCGGAAGCGCCAGCGCCTACGTCGCCCCGCGCACGCCCATGGAGCAGATAGTCGCGGACCTCTGGGCGGGCCTGCTGCAGGTGGAGCGCGTCGGAGTCCACGACAACTTCTTCGACCTCGGCGGCCACTCCCTCATCGCCACGCAGTTCATGTCCCGGATTGGCGCGCTCCTGGGACGGGAGCTCGCGCTGGCGACGATCTTCGAATGCCCTACGGTCGCGGCGCTCGCGGAGAAGCTGTCCGCGTCCGAGCTCGTGCAGGCGCAGTCCCTTCCGCCTGTCGTCCGCACCCCTCCCGTCGAAGAGCTACCGCTGTCCTTCTGCCAGGAGGTCTACTGGTCTCCCGAGCAGGGTGGTGCGGACAATCCCGTGAACTCCTCGCCGGTGCTGCTGCGCCTGAGCGGTGCGCTCGACGTGGAGTCCTTGCGGCGTGGCATCGAGGAGATCGTCCGTCGCCACGAGAGCCTGCGCACCTGCTTCCCGGTCGTGAACGGTGGGCCGGTGCAGCGCATCCTGTCCCCCGCGCCCCTGGCGATGGAGGTGGTGGAGCTCGGCGGGTCGTCAGCGGAAGGCAACGAGGCAGAAGCCCTGCGGCGCGCGCGGGAGGAGATGGGCCGCCCCTTCGATCTGGCGCACGGGCTGCTGCTGCGATGCCAGCTCTACCGCCTGTCACCCGCGGTGCATGTGCTGCTGGTCAACATGCACCACGCCATCACGGACTTCGTCTCGTTCTCTGTCTTCGCCACCGAGCTGGCGGTGCTCTACGCGGCCTTCCGCGAGGGCCAGCCGTCACCGTTGCCGGAGCTGCCCCTGCAGTATCAGGACTTCACGCGCTGGCAGCACGCCTGGCTGAAGGACGGAGCACTGGAGCGGCTGCGCGAATACTGGGCCCGCACGCTGGCCGGGTCCACGGAGGACGTGCAGCTCCCCACGGACTTTCCGCGCCCCGCGCGGGAGAGCTTCCGCGGTGAGGGCCTGGACCTCGTCCTTCCTCCCGAGCTGACCCAGCGGCTTCGTGCGCTGTGCCGGCGCGAGGGCGTCACGCTGTTCATGCTCCTGCTCGCGGCCTTCCAGGTGCTGCTGGCGCGCCGCTCCGGCCAGAAGGACGTGCGCGTCGGTTTCGCGCACGCGCAGCGCCAGCGCCCGGAGCTGGATCGCCTCATCGGCATGTTCGCCGGCTATCTCGTCATCCGCACCGATCTTCAGGACAGCGGCACCTTCCGCGACGTGCTCGGCCAGGTGCGCGCCCGGTACCTGGAGGCCTTCGCCCACCAGGGGCTGCCCCACGCGGAGCTGGTCCGGCTGCTGCCGGAGCTGTGCCGCATCGGCTTCACCTTCTCCGACCAGGAGGGGCGTCCCACGGGAGTTGCCGGCCTGGACGTGCGGCCCCTCATGCAGACGCGGGGACGGACGCTCTACGACGTGAAGCTGGGTGTCTCGGATGGCCCCGCCGGGCTGGTCGCGACGCTGGAGTACAAGACCGAGCTCTTCCGCCCCGAGTCCGCCGCGACGCTGCTCGGCGACTGGGTGCGGCTGCTCGAGCACATCACCGCGGACGCCGAGCTGCCCCTGTAGGACGCCGCGAATTCCTCTGACCCCGGCGCACCGCCGGGACCGTGCCTTTCCCACCTGACGCCTGAGGAGCACTCGATGAAGTTGCAGCGGGTCAACATGTTCGTGGAGTCAGAGCCCTTCCGCACGGCCTCTGGCGTTATCAATGGGCTCATCCAGGAGGAGCTGAAGCAGCTCGGCGCGGAGGTCACCCCCTTCTACAAACACCGGCTGGGCCGCGCCGACATGCTCATGCCAGTCGCCACCGCGGCCCGCGCGGTTCAACTCCAGGGACGCCCTCCGGCGGACCTCGCTGTGTACTGCGACCAGGGACTGTGGATCCGCCCGCCGGGCCCCGCGGTCGCGAAACAGTCGATGGTGGTGTTTCACGGGCTCATCGGCGGACAGAACCTCTGGCTGGACAACCCCGCCGTGAATCAATACTGCGCCTACTCGCGCTACATGCGTGAGGCGCTGGTCTCACTGCTGACGATGCCCGACGTGCGCCAGCGCAAGTGCCTGGACCCCCAGGGCTTCTACAAGGTCAGCGACTTCGCGGCCGGGCTGCCCTGTGTCGCCGACATCAAGGGGGACGACCGAATGCTGGGCTCGGAACTGCCAGAGCAGATCGTCCGCTCCGCGGAGGCGGGGGATGTCCTCGGTCACGCGCTCCAGCCGCGCAAGCCGGACTGGTACGCCGTCCTCAACATCCTCGTCCACCTCAACCTGCAGTCGCGTGAGGCCGGCGGACCCAGATACCGCCTGGTCGTCGACGCGGAGGACTTCGCGCTCATCGACTACTCCTTCGGCCATGGCTTCCCGATGGACATGACCGGGCCGCGCTCCCTGCTGGACGCGCTGGGCATGACGGTGGGCGACCTGCTCATCCCCGTGCGCTTCCTCAGCCAGCCGGCGCTCTTCCAGTTCTTCAAGCTCGCGAAGTTCGGCCTCTCGTACAACGTCTACCCGGAGCCCTTCGGGTTCTATCCGCTGGAGTCCGTGTTCTACGGCTGCCCCGTCTACACGAACGGTATCGGCAACAACCGGTTCAACATGCCACCGGGGCACGGCGTCCGCGTCATCGAGAGCGTGGACATGGCCTTCGGTGACCCCTCCGCCTTCCAGGAGGTGGCCAGGGCCATCATCGAAGGCGTCCGCTCGCCCGAGGGCGTCACCCGCGACTGCGCGCGCGGCCGCGAGTACATCCTTCGCCACTGGAGCCGCGAGGACTTCTCCCGGACCTGGCGGGCCTGCCTGGCACGCCTGGAGGCGCCGCTACCGGTGGCGGAGCCCTTCGAGTCGCTGCGGGTCCTGCGCAGCCCCATCGTGCGGCAGGTCGAAGAGGAGACGGGCCGCGTCGTCAGCGACTTCGAGCGGCTGACCCTGGAGCCGCGCGAGGTGGGGATGATGCGCGAGGCGCTGGGCCAGCCCATGGGCGAGGTGCTGCGCGGCCTCGATGAGGCCAGCACGGACCTGCTCCAGGGGCTGTTCTCCCGGGGCGTGCTGACGCTCCGTCCCCAGGGCTACGACATGGGCCTGTGAGAGGCGGCGCCTCACACCTCCGTTTCACCCATGCCCAGCTTCTTCCGAATCCGCCCCATCCGTTCGCCCAGCGCGGTCTGGACCTCGGGTGTCAGCGCCGTGCGGCTGTCACCCACCACGCCCTTGCGGATGAAGCCCATCTTGGTGGCGGCGCCCGAATGGAAGAGGCGCGTCCGCGCGTCGAAGCGCTCATGGTGCTTCTTCATGTAGGCGAAGCTGCACTTCTCCAGGATGTCGCCCATGCGGTCCTCCTCGAGGGTGACGCCCAGGAAGCGCGCCACCTTCCGGATGTTGCCCTCCAGGTCCGCGCTCATGTCCTCGTAGCGGATGTGGAGGACGTTGGGATCCGCGCGGTGTGGCCACCAGGACTCCAGGTGCGTCAGCCAATGGTTCACCATGCTGGAGTGGCGGATGAAGCCGGCGTCGAGGGGTTTCCAGAAGCCATTCACCAGGCCGACGTGGTGGTGGAGCGACACCATCGCATCCGCCGCGTTGCGGGTGACGTAGATGACGCGACTGTCCGGGGGGGGAGCCACCATCCCGTAGTACAGGTGCGTCTTCATGATGCGGGGGGAGGGCATTGCGTCCATCACCTCCTTGGCGAACATCTTGAACGCGAGGCCATCCAGATCGGGGGCCACCTGGTAGATGTGCTCGAACTCGCCCCGGCCGCCCGTGAGGACCTGGTAGACGATCTGCTGCATCCACGTCGTGCCCGTCTTGGGCGCGGAGGCCACATAGATGTCCCCGGGCCGTGGCTTGATCAGGATGTGGCGCATCCGGA contains these protein-coding regions:
- a CDS encoding amino acid adenylation domain-containing protein codes for the protein MSDLSRRLESLSPEKRERLLRKLQEDAKAAESRNGIPARDRSQAAPLSFAQQRLWFIDRLQPGLALYNLPIVLKVEGVLDVIALDKSLQALIARHEVLRTTFAEEPEGPVQRLAPSLTLPVRSVDLRGLPAAEREPEALRLAHEELRRPFDLLQGPLLRATLLRLAEQEHVLVLVLHHIVFDIWSMGVLVREVLELYGALSRGGQPALAPLRTQYADWAAWQRSESQREALESQRSWWKERLAGLELLDLPADWQRRPGVAARSGSLTFRLTRERWEAVKTLAQREGATPFMVLLAILDVMLFRYSGQPDVAVGTPVAGRNRREVEGLIGFFINTLVMRTDLSGDPSFREVLQRVKETCVGGYEHQDVPLEHIVAALQPGRDAGQTPFYRVSFNFQNAPMSQVRVPGLTLRHLHLDTGLAKLDLSLHFTEGPEGLSCLWEYSADLFEAGTVERMAMGYRRVLEALVARPETRVGEVELLEEGERRRVLEEWSRAKREVPAGERGHAHFEAQAEARPEAVAVEEASGRRTRYGELEERANQLAHHLKGLGVGPEVRVGLCVERSAELVVGMLGVLKAEGAYVPIDPSLPAQRVGWMLEEAGISVVLTQQKLADELAWRGEVLVCLDTEWAQVAGQPTTRPGWTGDARSLAYVVFTSGSTGRPKGVMVRHGGLANMASAVALGHGVGPESRVLQFASQSFDASVAEVFSTLAAGACLCVAPKEELLPGGPLEETVKRLGVTVVTLTPSVLRQVKAGGLEGVRTLISAGEACPPEVVRRWGEGRRLINAYGPTEVTVCATLTRGEVSAERVSIGEPLPGARVYVLDESLRPVPVGVAGELYVGGSGVARGYLGRPELTAERFVPDAFGTEEGARLYRTGDVVRWGPLGELEYVGRRDGQWKLRGMRLEVGEVEGVLSECPGVREAAVVVREVEGDKRLVAYVAGEVEAGRVREWLRGRLPEYMVPATYVVLEALPLSTSGKVDRKKLPEPEAERAGSSSAYVAPRTPMEQIVADLWAGLLQVERVGAHDNFFDLGGHSLIATQVASRIHALVQVDVPLQEIFDAPTVEKLARRVEEARSKVDGARPIPPLLPASRDGGKPPLSFAQQRLWFLDRLEPGSPLYNIPAAVKLAGRLDVQVLERCFEEIIRRHEVLRTTFSLREQEPVQELHSGGRLSMQVRDLQDLPAPERDAEVLRLAAEEARAPFDLARGPLLRARLLRLGEHEHVLVLVLHHIVSDAWSTGILLRELGALYPAFSAGAPSPLPELFVQYADYATWQRSWLRAETLESELAWWKGRLAGAPGVMELPVDRPRPAVQSHRGAHQVQRLPLALQEEVRQLGRREGVTPFMVLLAAFDALLFRYVGQQDIVVGTDVAGRNRREVEGLIGFFINQLVLRTQVEAGLSFRELLKRVRDTTLEAYAHQDVPFEKLVEAVNPERSLGHSPIFQVKLLLQNAPVPELRLPGLTLSGLGFETGTAKLDLIVALTEGPEGLSCLWEYSADLFEATTVERMAAGYRRVLEALVARPETRVGEVELLEEGERRRVLEEWSGARREVPAGERGHAHFEARAEARPEAVAVEEASGRRIRYGELEERANQLAHHLKGLGVGPEVRVGLCVERSAELVVGMLGVLKAGGAYVPIDPSLPAQRVGWMLEEAGISVVLTQQKLADELAWRGEVLVCLDTEWAQVAGQPTTRPGWKGDGQSLAYVVFTSGSTGRPKGVMVRHGGLANMASAVALGHGVGPESRVLQFASQSFDASVAEVFSTLAAGACLCVAPKEELLPGGPLEETVKRLGVTVVTLTPSVLRQVKAGGLEGVRTLISAGEACPPEVVRRWGEGRRLINAYGPTEVTVCATLTRGEVSAERVSIGEPLPGARVYVLDESLRPVPVGVAGELYVGGSGVARGYLGRPELTAERFVPDAFGTEEGARLYRTGDVVRWGPLGELEYVGRRDGQWKLRGMRLEVGEVEGVLSECPGVREAAVVVREVEGDKRLVAYVAGEVEAGRVREWLRGRLPEYMVPATYVVLEALPLSTSGKVDRKKLPEPAESERAGSASAYVAPRTPMEQIVADLWAGLLQVERVGVHDNFFDLGGHSLIATQFMSRIGALLGRELALATIFECPTVAALAEKLSASELVQAQSLPPVVRTPPVEELPLSFCQEVYWSPEQGGADNPVNSSPVLLRLSGALDVESLRRGIEEIVRRHESLRTCFPVVNGGPVQRILSPAPLAMEVVELGGSSAEGNEAEALRRAREEMGRPFDLAHGLLLRCQLYRLSPAVHVLLVNMHHAITDFVSFSVFATELAVLYAAFREGQPSPLPELPLQYQDFTRWQHAWLKDGALERLREYWARTLAGSTEDVQLPTDFPRPARESFRGEGLDLVLPPELTQRLRALCRREGVTLFMLLLAAFQVLLARRSGQKDVRVGFAHAQRQRPELDRLIGMFAGYLVIRTDLQDSGTFRDVLGQVRARYLEAFAHQGLPHAELVRLLPELCRIGFTFSDQEGRPTGVAGLDVRPLMQTRGRTLYDVKLGVSDGPAGLVATLEYKTELFRPESAATLLGDWVRLLEHITADAELPL
- a CDS encoding glycosyltransferase, with the translated sequence MKLQRVNMFVESEPFRTASGVINGLIQEELKQLGAEVTPFYKHRLGRADMLMPVATAARAVQLQGRPPADLAVYCDQGLWIRPPGPAVAKQSMVVFHGLIGGQNLWLDNPAVNQYCAYSRYMREALVSLLTMPDVRQRKCLDPQGFYKVSDFAAGLPCVADIKGDDRMLGSELPEQIVRSAEAGDVLGHALQPRKPDWYAVLNILVHLNLQSREAGGPRYRLVVDAEDFALIDYSFGHGFPMDMTGPRSLLDALGMTVGDLLIPVRFLSQPALFQFFKLAKFGLSYNVYPEPFGFYPLESVFYGCPVYTNGIGNNRFNMPPGHGVRVIESVDMAFGDPSAFQEVARAIIEGVRSPEGVTRDCARGREYILRHWSREDFSRTWRACLARLEAPLPVAEPFESLRVLRSPIVRQVEEETGRVVSDFERLTLEPREVGMMREALGQPMGEVLRGLDEASTDLLQGLFSRGVLTLRPQGYDMGL
- a CDS encoding sulfotransferase domain-containing protein, giving the protein MTTGLTLKQRALIGVLGFFNMFLIPISNRVGMAYQALLVLRMRHILIKPRPGDIYVASAPKTGTTWMQQIVYQVLTGGRGEFEHIYQVAPDLDGLAFKMFAKEVMDAMPSPRIMKTHLYYGMVAPPPDSRVIYVTRNAADAMVSLHHHVGLVNGFWKPLDAGFIRHSSMVNHWLTHLESWWPHRADPNVLHIRYEDMSADLEGNIRKVARFLGVTLEEDRMGDILEKCSFAYMKKHHERFDARTRLFHSGAATKMGFIRKGVVGDSRTALTPEVQTALGERMGRIRKKLGMGETEV